The Moraxella haemolytica genome window below encodes:
- the rplK gene encoding 50S ribosomal protein L11 — translation MAKKIDGYIKLQVPAGKANPSPPIGPALGQKGVNIMAFCKEFNAASANFEPGLPIPVVITVFNDKSFTFIMKSPPAAVLLRKAAGIAKGSSVPNKDKVGTVTRAQLEEIVKTKEADLTAAELEAAIRTIAGTARSMGLNVEGV, via the coding sequence ATGGCAAAGAAGATTGATGGCTACATCAAGCTACAAGTGCCTGCTGGTAAGGCAAACCCATCACCACCGATTGGTCCAGCTTTGGGTCAAAAAGGTGTGAATATCATGGCTTTTTGTAAAGAGTTTAATGCAGCATCTGCAAACTTTGAGCCAGGCTTGCCAATCCCAGTTGTTATCACTGTTTTTAACGACAAGTCTTTCACTTTCATCATGAAGTCGCCACCTGCGGCAGTCCTACTGCGTAAAGCAGCTGGCATTGCTAAAGGTTCTAGTGTACCTAACAAAGACAAAGTTGGTACAGTAACTCGTGCACAACTAGAAGAAATCGTAAAAACCAAAGAGGCAGACCTAACCGCTGCTGAACTTGAAGCGGCAATTCGTACTATTGCAGGTACTGCTCGCTCAATGGGTCTAAATGTGGAGGGTGTATAA
- the rplJ gene encoding 50S ribosomal protein L10 has protein sequence MALNLQNKQAIVAEVNEAAKGALSAVVADSRGVTVAQMTELRKSARAAGVDMRIVRNTLLRRALEDTDFACMNDTFVGPTLIAFSNEHPGAAARLFKEFAKGNDKFEIKGAAFEGEFIDAKSIDKLATLPTYDEAIARLMGTMKEAAAGKLARTLAALRDKLQAEAA, from the coding sequence ATGGCACTAAATCTTCAAAACAAACAAGCAATTGTTGCTGAAGTAAATGAAGCTGCCAAAGGTGCGCTCTCTGCTGTTGTTGCCGATTCTCGTGGCGTAACAGTAGCACAGATGACCGAACTTCGTAAATCGGCTCGTGCAGCAGGTGTTGATATGCGTATCGTGCGTAATACTTTATTACGCCGTGCCCTAGAAGATACCGATTTTGCTTGCATGAACGATACATTCGTTGGTCCTACTCTAATTGCATTTTCAAATGAACACCCAGGTGCAGCAGCACGCTTGTTCAAAGAATTTGCAAAGGGCAACGACAAGTTCGAAATCAAAGGCGCAGCTTTTGAAGGCGAATTTATTGATGCAAAATCAATCGATAAACTTGCAACACTACCAACCTACGACGAAGCTATTGCTCGTTTGATGGGTACAATGAAAGAAGCGGCAGCTGGCAAACTTGCGCGTACTTTGGCTGCACTTCGAGACAAACTGCAAGCAGAAGCGGCTTAA
- the rplA gene encoding 50S ribosomal protein L1 codes for MAKLTKRQKLINEKVDTKKLYTIEEAVAILNDLPAAKFKESIDIAINLGVDPRKSDQVVRGATNLPAGTGKTKRVAVFAQGAAAEAAKEAGADVVGFEDLAESIKAGNLDFDVVIASPDAMRVVGQLGTVLGPRGLMPNPKVGTVTADVATAVKNTKAGQAQYRVDKAGIIHASIGQVGFTGEQIEQNATALLNDLKRAKPATSKGIYIKKITLSSTMGPGIAIDPVPHRANK; via the coding sequence ATGGCTAAGCTAACTAAGCGTCAAAAGCTAATCAACGAGAAAGTTGATACTAAAAAACTATACACCATCGAAGAAGCAGTTGCGATTTTGAATGATTTGCCAGCAGCAAAATTCAAAGAGTCTATTGATATCGCCATCAATCTAGGTGTTGACCCTCGTAAGTCAGACCAAGTTGTTCGTGGTGCTACCAATCTACCTGCAGGTACTGGTAAAACTAAGCGTGTTGCAGTATTTGCTCAAGGTGCGGCTGCTGAAGCTGCTAAAGAAGCTGGTGCTGATGTTGTTGGTTTTGAAGACTTGGCAGAAAGCATTAAAGCTGGCAACCTTGACTTTGATGTGGTAATCGCATCTCCAGACGCAATGCGTGTGGTTGGTCAATTGGGTACTGTACTTGGTCCACGCGGTCTCATGCCAAACCCAAAAGTTGGCACAGTAACTGCCGATGTTGCTACTGCGGTTAAAAACACCAAAGCAGGTCAGGCACAATACCGTGTTGATAAAGCAGGTATTATCCATGCTTCTATCGGTCAAGTTGGTTTTACTGGTGAGCAAATCGAACAAAACGCAACTGCTTTATTGAACGATTTAAAGCGTGCTAAACCAGCGACCTCTAAAGGTATTTATATTAAGAAAATTACCTTGTCTAGCACCATGGGTCCTGGCATCGCCATCGATCCAGTACCGCACCGTGCGAACAAGTAA